The Bryobacteraceae bacterium genome includes a window with the following:
- a CDS encoding aromatic-L-amino-acid decarboxylase: MQQADWTADEMRRHGAAAIEWVAQYLEKIRDYPVAPRLKPGELAAAIPAAAPLDGEPMEAILEDFEKTVLPAVNHWNHPRFHGYFSVSASGPGIVGELLSAALNVNGMLWLSCPAAVELELAVMGWLRQWLGLPETFFGMIHDTASISTLHAIGAARAVADPDLREEGAKPGMVVYTSEHAHSSVEKACMALGLGRKHVRKIGVDGAYRMRPDLLERAVAEDRKAGLRPFCVVSTVGTTSVTSVDPVKEIQAVAAREGLWHHIDAAYGGAAAMLEENRWMLEGAGEADSLVMNPHKWLFTPIDCSAFFCRRPDALRQAYSLTPPYLASQEDPKAVHLMDYRIALGSRFRALKLWFVMRHFGYRKVCGIIREHIRWARELAEEIRAHELFEVAAPVTMSLVCFRLKAGDAATRAVMDRVNGSGEAFLSGNVLDGRFVARIAIGNIKTTREDVQRTWAAVRQAAEEAAKGGGA; this comes from the coding sequence ATGCAACAGGCGGACTGGACAGCGGACGAGATGCGCAGGCATGGCGCTGCGGCGATCGAGTGGGTGGCGCAGTATCTGGAAAAAATCCGCGACTATCCGGTCGCGCCGCGGTTGAAGCCTGGAGAGCTTGCGGCGGCCATCCCGGCCGCGGCGCCGCTGGATGGAGAGCCGATGGAGGCGATTCTGGAGGACTTCGAGAAGACGGTGCTGCCGGCGGTGAACCACTGGAACCACCCGCGGTTCCACGGGTATTTCTCCGTGAGCGCGTCAGGGCCGGGCATCGTGGGCGAGCTGCTGAGCGCGGCGCTGAACGTGAACGGGATGCTGTGGCTTTCGTGTCCGGCGGCGGTGGAGCTGGAGCTGGCGGTGATGGGATGGCTGCGGCAGTGGCTGGGGCTGCCGGAGACGTTTTTCGGCATGATCCACGACACGGCGTCGATTTCGACGCTGCACGCGATCGGCGCGGCGCGCGCCGTTGCGGACCCGGATCTGCGCGAGGAAGGAGCGAAGCCGGGGATGGTGGTCTACACGAGCGAGCACGCGCACTCGTCGGTGGAGAAGGCATGCATGGCGCTGGGGCTGGGGCGGAAGCACGTGCGGAAGATCGGGGTGGACGGGGCATACCGGATGCGTCCGGACCTGCTGGAGCGGGCGGTGGCGGAGGACCGCAAAGCCGGGCTGCGGCCGTTCTGCGTGGTTTCCACGGTGGGAACGACGTCGGTGACAAGCGTGGATCCGGTGAAAGAGATCCAGGCGGTGGCGGCGCGCGAGGGGCTGTGGCATCACATCGACGCGGCGTATGGAGGCGCGGCGGCGATGCTCGAGGAAAACCGGTGGATGCTCGAAGGCGCGGGCGAGGCGGATTCGCTGGTGATGAACCCGCACAAGTGGCTGTTCACGCCGATCGACTGCAGCGCGTTTTTCTGCCGGCGGCCGGACGCGCTGAGGCAGGCGTATTCGCTGACGCCGCCGTATCTGGCGTCGCAGGAAGACCCGAAGGCGGTGCACCTGATGGATTACCGGATTGCGCTGGGGAGCCGGTTCCGGGCGCTGAAGCTGTGGTTCGTGATGCGGCACTTCGGCTACCGGAAGGTGTGCGGGATCATCCGGGAGCACATCCGTTGGGCGCGGGAGCTGGCGGAAGAGATCCGGGCGCACGAGCTGTTCGAGGTGGCGGCGCCGGTGACGATGTCGCTGGTGTGTTTCCGGCTGAAGGCGGGGGATGCAGCGACACGGGCGGTGATGGACAGGGTGAACGGATCGGGCGAAGCATTTCTGTCCGGAAATGTTCTGGACGGGCGGTTCGTGGCGCGGATCGCGATCGGCAACATCAAGACGACGCGGGAAGACGTGCAGCGGACGTGGGCGGCGGTGCGGCAGGCGGCGGAGGAAGCGGCGAAGGGCGGCGGGGCTTAA